ATACACAAGCTGATCGTCGGCAAGTCTTCTCCTCCTTATTGCAGATTCTGAATATCCGGACTTACCGGATTTCTCGTATATATATATGCCGGTCATGGCGGATCATTCGGCCAGATTTGCCCGCATGAATTCCATTCCGGTTCATAAGCTAGTACAGACACCCCTGCAAAGGATCTTGTGACCAAGATTGAAGGAGGAGCATATGCATACGATCCCCCCCTCGCTATACTATCGCTTTTACCGTTATGGCCGCGGCTGCAGGATTGCCTCAGACGGTGTGTTATCGTTGCCAGAGCAGACGGCAATCGGCACTGGCGTAATGGTGCGGGAGGGCTACCGGTGGGAGATTCCCTCTCCCTCCAAGGACGGCTCACCCCGCATCTTAATCGGAGACCGCTGTGAATGCAGCCGGTTCCTGACGATCATCGCATCGGGCAAGGTGGAACTGAAGGCGGATGCAATCACAGGTCCGCATGTGTATATTAATGACGCCAGGCAAGATTGGGAGAAGGGAGGTAATCCTTCTGACACGTTAATAATCGGTGAAGGCTCATGGATCGGAGCACACTCCTCTATTCTGGGCCCTGTGAAGATTGGTAAAGGCTGTGTAGTCGGTGCCGGCAGCGTAGTTCTTCGGGATGTGCCGGATTACTGTGTCGTTGCCGGCAACCCTGCTGAATTTCGCCGCATCTATGAGCCGTCCAGCGGAGAGTGGATCAGGGTAGATAGCGAAGCGGAGGCCCGAAGGGTATTGGAACGCAGAAGCAGGGAACCTCTGCTATCCATTTGCATACCCGGACGGAATCAGGCTGTAGAGCTAAAACGCTGTCTGGAGTCGATTTATGCACAGATGGATGATGATGGATTAATCGAGGTCTGCGTCCTGGACGATGCTTCGTCCGAGGAGACCGCAGAGGTGGGGCACCACTATGGACAACTGCACCGCAGCTTCCGGTATCACCGCGACCCAGATCTTGCAGCAGGAGGCTCTGTTGCAAGTCAAGCTGCTGATAGGGGGCGCGGGAAATTCATTATGCTGCATGAGCCGGGAGACTCCTTCATGCCTAACACTCTTCTTCCATTTCTGAACGTGCTGCATACTCATCCTGAGTGTGCGATCATCCTGATTCAGCCCACACTCATCCGCAGCAATCCACAGACCGAACGGCTGGAGGGACTATCCGAATTTTTCAGACTTACAGCGTCATCTTCCTCCCCTCCTCTCCCTGTTGTTCTGAACCGAAAGGATTGGGAGCGTACTGCCGATTCTGTACAAGCCACAAATTTTCTGGACCCATGGGTATCCCGGCAACATGCATTATTGCAATTGAATCCGCAGTTCTGCCTGTGCCGGTATACCATGACCGAAGCCGGGCGGCACATCGGATCAGCTCCGTAATTACGGCTATTGCCAAAAAAAATGATCTTTGACCATTCACCGAATATATATAGACTATGAACAGGCAGAGATCTTAAGGCGTAAACTTCGGGTCCATGAAGTCCGGTAAATGACAGGGATGCCTGGTACTGAGGACAAAGGAGAGGATGTCAGCGACATGGATGAACGTAAAATTTGTTTTATCATGTGTGTGAATAATGAGGAATTAGCGGAACGCAGCCAAAAAAATCTTAAGCAATTACTCAAACCGGATGGATTCACCGTAGATCTGCAAATCGTCAGGAATGCCTCCGGCCTGGCAGCGGGGTACGATCAGGCCATG
This genomic interval from Paenibacillus sp. FSL H8-0332 contains the following:
- a CDS encoding glycosyltransferase; the protein is MHTIPPSLYYRFYRYGRGCRIASDGVLSLPEQTAIGTGVMVREGYRWEIPSPSKDGSPRILIGDRCECSRFLTIIASGKVELKADAITGPHVYINDARQDWEKGGNPSDTLIIGEGSWIGAHSSILGPVKIGKGCVVGAGSVVLRDVPDYCVVAGNPAEFRRIYEPSSGEWIRVDSEAEARRVLERRSREPLLSICIPGRNQAVELKRCLESIYAQMDDDGLIEVCVLDDASSEETAEVGHHYGQLHRSFRYHRDPDLAAGGSVASQAADRGRGKFIMLHEPGDSFMPNTLLPFLNVLHTHPECAIILIQPTLIRSNPQTERLEGLSEFFRLTASSSSPPLPVVLNRKDWERTADSVQATNFLDPWVSRQHALLQLNPQFCLCRYTMTEAGRHIGSAP